Proteins encoded within one genomic window of Desulfonatronospira thiodismutans ASO3-1:
- a CDS encoding pyridoxal-phosphate-dependent aminotransferase family protein gives MQSPFPELQLFITGPIYVRPEVRQAGLWPEFGHRDAENRKRFEPIMKNLKILAGAPDDYEVIIFNGSGTNAMEASIRSLVADGEKVLNVSVGAFGDLYHKIATVNGKDAVQLKFDPGSCIDTARLQQALDEHRPAVVSLTHNETSTGVTNDIKAACEVIRRSGALALVDGISIFGGSPSHIEDTRCAMYITSTQKSLGLPAGFGIAFVSPEALAKAEKVSNRGFVSDILAQLPRARKFQTLTTPNCTLANQMYLQMEYIVNEEGVESRFKRHLQMRDAVHEFVSGLEGFELFAPEGYRSPTVTCVRVPESMTAARLKEIKETLREKGYLFDPGYGKLNDALEQAGKRAVFRIGHMGDMNMDMLEEYLQTLKGILQA, from the coding sequence ATGCAAAGTCCGTTTCCCGAGTTGCAGCTTTTTATAACCGGTCCTATCTATGTCCGCCCGGAGGTACGTCAGGCGGGGCTCTGGCCGGAATTCGGCCACAGGGACGCAGAAAACCGCAAGCGTTTTGAACCCATAATGAAAAACCTCAAGATTCTGGCCGGTGCACCGGACGATTACGAGGTGATAATTTTCAACGGCAGCGGCACCAATGCCATGGAGGCCTCCATCAGGTCCCTGGTGGCTGACGGTGAAAAGGTGCTCAATGTGTCCGTAGGGGCCTTCGGAGACCTTTACCACAAGATCGCCACAGTGAACGGCAAGGATGCTGTTCAGCTGAAGTTTGACCCCGGCTCATGCATAGATACAGCCAGGCTGCAGCAAGCCCTGGATGAGCACAGGCCGGCGGTGGTTTCCCTGACCCACAACGAGACATCCACAGGTGTTACCAATGATATCAAGGCTGCCTGCGAGGTCATCCGCAGGTCCGGGGCCCTGGCCCTGGTGGATGGAATCAGCATATTCGGAGGTTCCCCCAGCCATATCGAGGATACCAGATGTGCCATGTACATAACTTCCACCCAGAAGAGCCTGGGACTTCCGGCCGGTTTCGGGATCGCCTTTGTGAGTCCGGAAGCCTTGGCCAAGGCGGAAAAGGTTTCCAACCGTGGCTTTGTTTCCGACATTCTGGCCCAACTGCCCAGGGCCAGAAAATTTCAGACTCTGACCACTCCCAACTGCACCCTGGCCAATCAGATGTATCTGCAGATGGAGTATATTGTAAATGAGGAGGGTGTGGAAAGCCGCTTCAAAAGACATTTACAGATGCGTGATGCAGTGCATGAATTTGTCTCTGGACTTGAAGGCTTCGAACTTTTTGCTCCAGAAGGCTACCGTTCTCCAACAGTGACCTGCGTACGCGTGCCTGAAAGTATGACAGCGGCCAGGCTGAAGGAAATCAAGGAAACCCTCCGGGAGAAAGGATACCTTTTTGACCCGGGTTACGGCAAACTCAATGACGCCCTGGAGCAGGCCGGAAAAAGAGCGGTTTTCCGTATCGGGCATATGGGCGATATGAATATGGATATGCTGGAGGAATACTTGCAGACACTGAAAGGCATACTGCAGGCTTAA
- a CDS encoding NAD(P)-dependent oxidoreductase, which produces MRILANDGLVDEAVNFLRREGFSVDTEKRDYEDLLGDLPDFDALLVRSATKVNRELIEAATTKRGKLKIIGRGGVGTDNIDLQAAKECGVVVKFAPHGNINATAEHVIGLMFAIARKVPFAHHTLKSGIWHKARFKGVELQGKTLGLIGCGRIGQAVANKAKDLDMKVIGFDMQRWMDSEVDYMDSMEEVLDHADFVSINTGGAHTLIREPELERMKSSAFLINASRGVNVEEDALYYALKNGRIAGAALDCYEKEPKREGEPFTSKLAELDNIVLSAHLGASTANAARKTGMEIADVVSKYLKYGDFRQSVNVGQTVIDEGIDLYTIFITHEDKPGMFGKFGTAFGDLGVNIQENNSRRLDGLAQTIYTIQEKPTSEMQEKLLEIDGVRRVVY; this is translated from the coding sequence ATGAGAATTCTGGCAAATGACGGCCTGGTGGATGAAGCTGTCAACTTTCTGCGCCGGGAAGGTTTCAGCGTGGACACGGAAAAGCGTGATTATGAAGATCTGCTTGGAGACCTTCCTGATTTCGACGCCCTTCTGGTGCGCAGCGCCACCAAGGTAAACAGGGAGCTCATCGAGGCAGCCACCACTAAGCGGGGCAAGCTGAAGATAATCGGCCGCGGAGGAGTAGGCACGGACAACATCGATCTGCAGGCCGCCAAGGAATGCGGTGTTGTGGTCAAATTCGCCCCACACGGCAACATCAATGCCACAGCGGAGCATGTAATCGGGCTCATGTTCGCCATTGCCCGCAAAGTGCCCTTTGCCCACCATACACTGAAATCGGGCATCTGGCACAAGGCCCGTTTTAAAGGTGTGGAACTGCAGGGCAAGACCCTGGGCCTCATCGGATGTGGGCGTATAGGGCAGGCCGTGGCCAACAAGGCCAAGGACCTGGACATGAAGGTCATCGGCTTCGACATGCAGCGCTGGATGGATTCGGAAGTGGACTATATGGATTCCATGGAAGAGGTGCTGGATCATGCCGACTTTGTAAGCATCAACACCGGAGGGGCGCACACCCTGATAAGAGAGCCAGAGCTTGAACGTATGAAATCCAGCGCCTTCCTGATAAATGCTTCCAGAGGGGTGAATGTGGAGGAAGACGCCCTTTATTATGCCCTTAAAAACGGCAGGATCGCCGGAGCGGCCCTGGACTGCTACGAAAAGGAACCCAAGCGCGAAGGCGAGCCTTTTACCAGCAAGCTGGCCGAACTGGACAATATTGTCCTTAGCGCTCACCTGGGGGCTTCCACAGCCAATGCCGCCCGCAAGACAGGGATGGAAATCGCCGATGTGGTCTCCAAGTATTTAAAATATGGGGACTTCAGGCAGTCAGTCAATGTGGGCCAGACTGTAATCGACGAAGGCATTGATCTTTATACCATTTTCATTACCCATGAGGACAAGCCGGGTATGTTCGGCAAGTTCGGCACAGCCTTCGGCGATCTGGGGGTGAACATTCAGGAAAATAATTCCAGACGCCTGGACGGGCTGGCCCAGACCATATATACCATCCAGGAAAAACCTACTTCCGAGATGCAGGAGAAACTCCTGGAAATTGACGGGGTCAGAAGGGTGGTTTACTAA
- a CDS encoding ABC transporter substrate-binding protein produces MPRILKYLALAFLLVSLASAVIILNRSPVVVGFAGPLTGPYSDLGVNGRNGARLAVEEINARGGIDGRKMELLVRNDKGLCDEAAQATAELIDSGAQAIIGHMTSQQTISALPVAAKEDVVLLSPTTSTPKLSGIKDNFFRIQPSTDQHAIALARYVFHEKEIDTLCTLRDMDNEIYADSFEKHFVQEFKSAGGEVTNRKKLYASRSQDWLQIADDLQLCSEQGLFLAVSGRDAVNLVQAIDNTGLSPDIFSSGWAMTRELLRAGGRTVENMTFVTTTSQENLGTDYYEFAKNYRSRFGSEPSFAAAMAYDAAHILALALEESSGDRGLEQALTEIRDYPGLYWPITIDEYGDVTSPVTIVQVREGEFEEVYSFKAEDFE; encoded by the coding sequence ATGCCCAGGATATTGAAGTATCTGGCGCTTGCCTTTTTGCTGGTTAGTTTGGCCTCAGCTGTAATAATCTTGAACCGTTCACCGGTGGTAGTTGGTTTTGCAGGTCCTCTAACAGGGCCTTATTCCGACCTTGGGGTGAATGGGCGAAACGGAGCCAGGCTGGCCGTGGAAGAAATTAACGCCCGGGGCGGAATTGACGGCAGGAAGATGGAACTTCTGGTGCGCAACGACAAAGGCTTATGCGACGAGGCTGCCCAGGCTACAGCAGAACTTATTGATTCCGGAGCTCAGGCCATCATAGGGCATATGACCAGCCAACAGACTATAAGCGCTCTGCCGGTGGCGGCAAAAGAAGATGTTGTGCTTTTAAGCCCCACAACCTCTACTCCGAAGCTGAGCGGCATCAAGGACAATTTTTTCCGTATCCAGCCCAGCACCGATCAGCACGCAATCGCCCTGGCCCGGTATGTGTTTCATGAAAAGGAAATAGATACCTTGTGTACCCTGAGGGATATGGACAACGAAATATATGCAGATTCTTTTGAAAAACATTTTGTGCAGGAATTCAAGTCAGCCGGCGGCGAGGTAACAAATAGAAAAAAGCTTTATGCCAGCCGCAGTCAGGACTGGCTGCAGATTGCAGATGACCTGCAGCTATGTTCAGAGCAGGGCCTGTTTCTGGCCGTGTCCGGAAGGGATGCGGTCAACCTCGTACAGGCCATTGATAACACTGGCTTAAGTCCAGATATTTTCAGTTCGGGCTGGGCAATGACCAGGGAGCTTCTGCGGGCGGGCGGCAGGACAGTGGAAAATATGACCTTTGTCACGACAACATCCCAGGAAAATCTGGGAACTGATTATTACGAGTTTGCAAAGAACTATAGATCAAGATTCGGCAGCGAGCCATCATTTGCAGCTGCTATGGCCTATGATGCCGCACATATTCTGGCCCTGGCCCTGGAAGAGTCTTCCGGAGACAGGGGACTGGAGCAGGCCCTCACTGAAATCCGCGATTATCCAGGACTTTACTGGCCCATAACCATAGACGAATATGGAGATGTAACAAGCCCGGTAACCATAGTCCAGGTCAGAGAGGGTGAATTTGAGGAGGTGTACAGCTTCAAGGCAGAGGATTTCGAATGA
- a CDS encoding ATP-grasp domain-containing protein yields the protein MIIYSSRELRENFHQLGPGDACVGHLSFSPGEEYKVVDLMHRGINFYPSLLSAFLSRSKVLQAEVLSQFMLPDTFVAYRSIDLCRNQAAYTRYGSVVSKRDRKHLGMGVGRWSSLEELQRLDSLGALPFPLVIQPFLEEARDFRVVIIDDHAEAYERINPYSYRKNLAQCGTASPVHMDSTLLAFCTNVMQRGDFPYALLDILQSPAGDLYLAEISLMGGLSGSSIGHEGFLQRKKLLQEKFCRRFEGQ from the coding sequence ATGATAATTTATTCCTCCAGAGAGCTAAGAGAAAATTTTCACCAGCTCGGCCCTGGTGATGCCTGTGTTGGACATTTGAGTTTTTCACCCGGTGAGGAGTACAAGGTCGTGGACCTGATGCACCGGGGGATAAATTTTTATCCTTCTTTACTGTCGGCTTTTCTCAGCCGTTCCAAAGTACTGCAGGCCGAAGTTCTGTCTCAGTTCATGCTGCCGGACACTTTCGTAGCTTATCGCAGCATTGACCTCTGCCGCAACCAGGCCGCATATACCCGGTACGGATCTGTAGTCAGCAAGAGAGACCGCAAGCACCTCGGCATGGGAGTCGGGCGCTGGTCATCCCTGGAAGAACTGCAGCGGTTAGACTCTCTGGGCGCTCTGCCCTTTCCCCTGGTTATCCAGCCTTTTCTGGAAGAAGCCAGGGATTTCAGAGTAGTCATCATCGATGACCATGCCGAGGCCTATGAACGTATAAATCCTTACAGCTACCGCAAAAACCTGGCTCAGTGCGGTACTGCAAGTCCGGTGCACATGGATTCAACACTGCTGGCATTTTGCACCAACGTCATGCAGCGCGGCGATTTTCCATATGCCCTGCTGGACATTCTGCAAAGCCCTGCAGGAGATCTTTATCTGGCGGAAATAAGCCTCATGGGAGGACTGTCAGGTTCCTCCATCGGACACGAAGGTTTCCTCCAGCGAAAAAAGCTTTTGCAGGAAAAATTCTGCCGCCGGTTTGAAGGGCAGTAA
- a CDS encoding hybrid sensor histidine kinase/response regulator, producing MKPAPTLTNILQRLLGWRLLLISMLIILGIAVLLGYFRYQEIRSEQRLQAASISSYVQSHIKSQMQTIRFLSRMVLYPEFEAIASHYKAHAGLFKRFLVLDESGRIRQVLPEMEAFQDYSRMIPATERLETSGEFYFSTPYMKPDEYTVTVSLSYTGHFSKILVAELDLDSLQEFITRITRMQKDDRVFVLDGYGNVLAHPESSVVAGQYNLGHLRPVARALQGQTGFLGMGRKYGELYLFSAEKVPEAEWTVFTAWSVKGQLLPVLMPIGFAGFLLFGFLGLLVWNVTWRVRQDVIDPLVSFTGEVEKLPRGAFDMGVQNYVSSFYELQALSSSFQDMAETVVRREETLRRSEQRLAGILDSLDAAVYVADMHSDEILFINSYIREKRGEVIGRKCWEVFQNAQQGPCSFCRKDELKNQSGTPEPARWEYQDQETGSSYDCRAMAIPWSDGRMVRIVISTDITERRDMEARLHQAHKMQAVGTLAGGIAHDFNNILQVISGHVRMLLEKKAQDDPDIKRIVQIQQAGERAAKLVRQLLTFSREIEGQFRPVDLNREAAETASLLKKSFPDQIALELRLDDGIKPVQGDPAQLEQVLLNLCNNALDAMPEGGRLTIETSMAHFQEPQLLEHFRVEPGSYVVLSISDTGEGIDEDIRQKIFDPFFTTKEPGKGTGLGLASVFGIVENHQGYIECRSSLGQGAKFRIYLPVAPEEEACFSDREEKKADSYEHILVVDDEPVLRELTREALEEAGYRASCAESGEQALEMYQKNQDSIALIIMDINMPGMGGYECIQRLLKLDLEVNILVVSGYSPEERLRQYLKSGRVGFMAKPYRVPELLSRVREAIDRPVQDGQ from the coding sequence ATGAAGCCGGCACCCACTCTGACCAATATCCTGCAGCGCCTTCTGGGCTGGCGTCTTCTGCTCATCTCCATGCTGATAATCCTTGGGATCGCAGTTCTGCTGGGATATTTCCGTTATCAGGAGATCAGGAGCGAGCAGCGCCTGCAGGCGGCCAGCATTTCCTCCTACGTGCAGTCTCATATCAAGTCCCAGATGCAGACCATCAGATTTTTGTCCAGGATGGTACTTTACCCGGAATTTGAGGCCATTGCCAGTCACTACAAGGCTCATGCCGGGCTTTTCAAGCGTTTTCTGGTTCTGGATGAATCCGGACGCATCAGGCAGGTTCTGCCCGAGATGGAGGCTTTCCAGGATTATTCCCGCATGATTCCGGCAACAGAAAGACTTGAGACTTCAGGAGAGTTTTACTTTTCCACTCCCTACATGAAGCCGGACGAATATACTGTTACAGTAAGTCTGTCTTATACAGGCCACTTCAGTAAAATTCTGGTTGCTGAGCTGGACCTGGACTCCCTGCAGGAGTTTATAACCAGGATAACCCGGATGCAAAAAGATGACCGGGTCTTTGTCCTGGACGGCTATGGTAATGTTCTGGCCCACCCTGAATCCAGCGTGGTGGCCGGGCAGTATAATCTCGGGCATCTCAGGCCCGTGGCCAGAGCTCTGCAGGGACAGACAGGTTTCCTGGGAATGGGCAGAAAATACGGTGAGCTTTATCTTTTCAGTGCGGAAAAGGTTCCGGAAGCGGAGTGGACAGTCTTTACAGCCTGGTCTGTCAAGGGACAGCTGCTGCCGGTTCTTATGCCCATTGGGTTTGCCGGGTTCCTGCTTTTTGGGTTTCTTGGCCTGCTTGTCTGGAATGTGACCTGGAGAGTGCGCCAGGACGTGATTGACCCCCTGGTCAGCTTTACCGGGGAGGTGGAAAAACTGCCCCGGGGCGCTTTTGATATGGGTGTACAGAACTATGTATCTTCATTTTACGAACTGCAGGCATTAAGCAGCAGCTTTCAGGATATGGCTGAAACCGTCGTGCGCAGAGAGGAGACCCTGCGACGCAGTGAACAGCGTCTGGCCGGCATCCTGGACAGCCTGGACGCTGCAGTGTACGTGGCGGATATGCATTCTGACGAGATCCTTTTTATAAACAGCTATATCCGGGAGAAAAGGGGAGAGGTGATCGGCCGCAAGTGCTGGGAAGTGTTTCAGAATGCTCAGCAGGGTCCGTGTTCTTTTTGCAGAAAAGATGAGCTTAAAAATCAGTCCGGGACTCCTGAACCGGCCAGGTGGGAATATCAGGACCAGGAAACCGGAAGTTCTTATGACTGCAGGGCCATGGCCATACCCTGGAGCGACGGTCGAATGGTGCGTATTGTAATATCCACGGATATAACCGAACGCAGGGATATGGAAGCACGTCTGCATCAGGCGCACAAGATGCAGGCTGTAGGTACTCTGGCCGGGGGAATAGCTCATGATTTCAACAATATTCTGCAGGTCATAAGCGGCCACGTCAGGATGCTGCTGGAAAAAAAGGCCCAGGACGATCCGGATATAAAAAGGATAGTGCAGATACAGCAGGCCGGGGAGAGGGCTGCAAAGTTAGTGAGACAGCTTCTGACCTTCAGCCGGGAAATAGAAGGCCAGTTCAGGCCGGTTGATCTCAACCGGGAGGCTGCCGAAACGGCCTCGTTGCTTAAAAAGTCTTTTCCGGACCAAATTGCCCTGGAACTCAGACTGGATGACGGTATTAAGCCTGTTCAGGGAGATCCTGCGCAACTGGAGCAGGTTTTGCTGAACCTGTGCAACAACGCCCTGGATGCCATGCCCGAGGGAGGGAGGTTAACCATCGAGACCTCCATGGCACATTTCCAGGAGCCTCAGCTTCTGGAGCATTTCAGGGTGGAACCCGGCAGTTATGTAGTGCTTAGCATCAGTGATACCGGTGAGGGCATTGACGAGGATATCAGGCAGAAAATCTTTGATCCCTTTTTTACCACTAAGGAGCCGGGCAAAGGAACCGGGCTCGGCCTGGCCTCAGTGTTCGGGATAGTGGAAAATCATCAGGGATATATAGAGTGCAGGAGCAGTCTGGGGCAGGGGGCAAAATTCAGGATTTATCTGCCTGTAGCCCCAGAAGAGGAAGCCTGCTTTTCAGACAGGGAAGAAAAAAAAGCAGACAGCTATGAGCATATTCTGGTGGTGGACGATGAGCCGGTTCTAAGGGAACTTACCCGGGAGGCCCTGGAGGAAGCAGGGTACAGGGCAAGCTGTGCAGAAAGCGGAGAGCAGGCCCTGGAAATGTATCAAAAGAATCAAGACAGTATCGCCTTGATTATAATGGACATTAATATGCCCGGCATGGGTGGGTACGAGTGTATACAGCGGCTTCTTAAACTGGATTTAGAGGTGAACATACTTGTGGTGAGCGGATATTCTCCTGAAGAAAGACTCAGGCAGTACCTCAAGTCCGGGCGCGTAGGCTTTATGGCCAAGCCTTACCGGGTGCCGGAACTTTTGTCCAGAGTGCGGGAAGCAATCGACCGGCCTGTCCAGGATGGGCAGTAG
- a CDS encoding DUF362 domain-containing protein, with protein MNKKYRVLKRLMPENSLSRRDFLKSQAGLAAAVAFSGLGVLGQASVSSAGNSPDIGVARGGPAEAARACVDLMGGMSSFVSSGDKVVIKPNMSFAHTPDRATNTHPRVVRTLAEMCVEAGASRVMVLDNTLQSAQRCMELSGIRDACADIPNTRVETLDARRFFQEVSISEGESFRSTEVMRDVLDADVLIAAPVAKSHSATGVSVSMKGMMGLIRNRGVMHSRYNLNQAIVDLCTLLKADLTVVDATRVLSSHGPQGPGDVIEGELVLASRDMVAADAKTVELFPWYGRKIRPDQVEHIKMAHERGLGRMDLDNLEIQTVDA; from the coding sequence ATGAATAAAAAATACAGGGTGTTGAAGAGGTTGATGCCGGAGAATTCCTTGTCACGCAGGGATTTTTTGAAAAGTCAGGCGGGTCTGGCGGCTGCAGTGGCTTTTTCCGGCCTTGGAGTTCTGGGTCAGGCGTCTGTTTCCAGTGCAGGAAACAGCCCGGATATCGGCGTAGCCAGGGGCGGCCCGGCAGAGGCTGCCAGAGCATGTGTGGATCTCATGGGCGGCATGTCTTCATTTGTCAGTTCCGGGGACAAGGTGGTGATAAAGCCGAATATGAGCTTTGCCCATACCCCGGACCGGGCCACCAATACACATCCCCGGGTGGTCAGGACCCTGGCTGAGATGTGTGTGGAGGCAGGGGCATCCAGGGTCATGGTCCTGGACAACACCCTGCAGTCGGCCCAGAGATGCATGGAGCTTTCAGGCATCCGGGATGCCTGTGCAGATATCCCCAATACCCGGGTAGAGACCCTGGATGCCCGCCGATTCTTCCAGGAGGTGTCCATTTCTGAAGGTGAAAGTTTTCGAAGCACCGAGGTCATGCGCGATGTTCTGGATGCGGATGTTTTGATTGCCGCTCCCGTGGCCAAGTCACATTCAGCCACCGGGGTCAGTGTTTCCATGAAGGGCATGATGGGACTCATCCGCAACCGGGGTGTGATGCACAGCCGTTACAATCTGAACCAGGCCATTGTGGACCTGTGCACCCTGCTCAAGGCGGATCTCACCGTAGTGGACGCGACCAGGGTGTTGTCCAGCCACGGTCCGCAGGGGCCGGGAGACGTCATTGAGGGTGAGCTTGTGCTGGCCTCAAGGGATATGGTGGCTGCAGACGCCAAGACAGTGGAGTTGTTTCCCTGGTATGGACGAAAGATCCGGCCGGACCAGGTGGAGCATATAAAAATGGCCCATGAGCGGGGTCTGGGCAGGATGGACCTGGACAACCTGGAGATCCAGACGGTTGATGCCTGA